ATCGCGGTCGGCTGGTCGCCGGACGGCTCGTAGTCGGAGACGACCTTGAAGGGGGCCACCCGGCGCTGGAGATCGGTGACTGGACGCATGCGTCGAGACTACGCGGGGCCACCGACAGCGGGGTCCGCCGTCGTGCACCGGGGACCCGGACGGGCCCCGGCCGTCCTACGCTCGGCGCATGCCCCACCCCGGCCAGCCGCCCGACCACGTGCTCGACCTGTTCGTGGCCGAGGGCGTCCTGGAGCCGCTGCCCGGCGGCCGGGGCACGACGTGGCGCGCCGGCGACCTCGCCCTCTCCCCCGGTCACGACGGGTCCGAGGCGTGGCTCGCCCCGGTCCAGGCCCGCCTGGCCGTGCGCCTCGACGAGGGTTCCCCGCGCTCCCTGCGCCTCGCCCTCCCCGTCCCCGCCCGCGACGGCAGCCTGGTCGTGGACGGCTGGTCGGCCACCCGGTTCGAGCCCGGCACGACACCGTGCCGCGACCTGCCCACGCTGCGGGCCACTGCCCACCTGCTCCACGCGCACCTCGCGACCGCCGTGCCCGAGCGCCCGCCGGGCTGGACGCCCAGCGCGACCGGTGGACGGCGGCCGAGCGGGCGGCGTACGACCCCGGGGTCGCGGTCGCGGCGACTGCCGGGCGCGCCGAGCCCGGGCTCGCCGACCTCGTCGCGCGACTCGTCGGCGGGCTGGACGACACCGACGACGCCGACCTCGGCCGCGAGCAGCTCGTGCACCGCGACCTCGCCGGCAACGTGCTGCTCGACGCGTCCGGCGTGCCGTTCGTGATCGACTTCTCCCCCACCTGGCGCTCACCGCTGTGGGCGGAGGCCGTCCTGGTCCTCGACGCCGTGCTCTGGCACGGTGCCCCGACCGAGGCGCTGGAGGAGTGGCGGAGCGGCGCGCCGCGGCAGGCGATGCTCCGCGCCGCGCTCTTCCGGGTGCTCTCGGACCGGCCCTGCGACGTCGTTCGCTACGCCGCGCTCGACCTCGGCTGACCGTTACGCTCGGCGCATGGAGACCGAGGAGGAACCCAGCGCCCCGAGCCGGCGCACGTGGACCATCCTCCTCGCCGCCGCGTGGATGTGTCTCGGCGCGTGGGCGCTCGACGGCGGACGGACGGCCCTCGGGGTCGGGCAGGTGCTGCTCGGCCTGGTCTTCCTCGTGACGGCCCTCGGCCCGCAGGCCGACGCCGGGCTGTTCCGCCGCCGCGGCAGGTGAGGCTCAGCGCACCCGGTCGAGGGTGACGACCCGGACCCCGCCGGGCAGGTCGACCTGGTCGACGGACGCGAAGCGGGCCGGGGAGAACGGCCCGGCGAAGAGGCGTACGCCGTCGCCGATCACCGACGGGTTGACCTTGAGCACCAGTCGGTCGACCTCCGGCAGCAGCGCGTGCGCCAGCGTGCCGCCGCCGACGAGCCAGATGTCCTTGTCGCCGTCCTCGGCCTTGAGCTCGCGGACCCGCGCGACGGGGTCGCCGTCGACGACCTCGACCGGGAGGTCGGTGCGCCCGGCGAGCGAGCGCGAGACCACGAGGTGGCGCAGGTGCGGGTACGCGTCGAGCAGGCCGGCGGCGAGGCCGAGCTCGTAGGAGCCGCGCCCCTCGACGACCGTGTCGAAGTGGGTGCCGGGGTCGGTCACGCCCATCGCGTCACGCGCGGGCCCGGGGAGCGTCTCGGGCCAGGAGCCCACGAGGTGCTCGACGAGGTCCGGGGTGACCGGGAGGAACTCCGACCCGCTGGGGTCACCGCCGTCCGGTCCGGCGATGAACCCGTCGAGGGTGACGGCGACGAGGTAGACGAGACGACGCATGGCCCGCATGGTGCCAGCCGGGTCGCACGCCGCGGCCATGGGGCCCCGTGGCTAGATTGTGCGCGTGACCCTGACCCGCGCGCTGACCGCCGTCCGCCGCGGCCTGCTGGGGCTGCTCGGGCTGCAGGTCGGGCTGGCGATCGCACTGTCCCTCGTCGACTCCTACCGCCGGCGCGGCAAGAAGCCGAAGCCGTTCCCGGTGACCGCCCCCGAGCGCGTGGCGGTCGGCGACGGCGAGATCACGACGTACACCTTCGGGCGCGACCTCTACGACGACATGCTGGCCGCGATCGACGGCGCCAAGAAGCAGGTCCTCTTCGAGACCTACATCTGGAAGGGCGACGAGATCGGCTGGAAGTTCAAGGCCGCCCTCACCGCCGCCGCCGACCGCGGCGTCGACGTGCACTGCATCTACGACGGCTTCGCCAACCTCGTCGTCTCGCCCGCCTTCAAGCGGTTCTCCCCGTCGCTGAAGGTGCTGCGCTACCCGGTGTGGACCGCGGGCCTGAAGTTCTGGGACCTGCGCCACTACGGCCGCGACCACCGCAAGATGCTCGTGGTCGACGAGGAGGTCGCCTTCCTCGGCGGCTACAACATCGGCTCGCCCTACGCGACCGAGTGGCGCGACACCCACGTGCGGATCACCGGTCCCGGCGTGTGGGACCTCAAGCGGGCCTTCGCCGACTTCTGGAACCTCAACCGCCGCCACCGGATCAAGCGCGACGAGCGGCCGCTGCTGCTGGAGACCGCGTCCGACTGGGACCCGCAGATCCGGATCCACCGCAACATCCCGCGGCAGTGGAACTTCCCGATCCGCAGCATGTACCTCGAGGCGATCAACCGCGCGAGCCGCAACATCTGGATCACGACCGCCTACTTCCTGCCCGACCAGGACTTCGTCGACGCGCTGGTCGACGCGGCGCGGCGCGGGGTCGACGTCCGGATCCTGCTGCCGCTGAAGTCGAACCACATCGTCGCCGACTGGATCTCGCGCGGCTACTACGGCGAGCTGCTCGCCTCGGGCGCCCGGATCCTGCGCTTCCGCGACGCGATGGTGCACGCCAAGACCGCCACCATCGACGGGAGGTGGGCGACCGTCGGGACGGCCAACATCGACCGGCTCAGCCTGCAGGGCAACTACGAGATCAACCTCGAGGTGATCGACCCGGCGTTCGCGGCCGTGATGGAGCGGGTCTTCCGGACCGACGAGACCAACTGCCTCGAGCTCACCCTCGACGAGTGGGAGGCGCGCGACCTCAACCGCAAGTTCACCGAGAGCTTCCTCGCGCCCCTGCGCCCGCTGCTCTGAGCCCCGCTGCCCGTCAGCGCGTCGGGAGGTGCGTCGGCACGCTCATCCGCGGGCCCCGGCGGGGGCGGCTGCGTCCGCCGGCGATCGCGAGCATCGCCGCCCGTCCGCGCTGCGGACGGTAGGGCTCGAGGAGCGCGGCCATCTCGTCGTCGGTGATGTCGTGGCCCAGCAGCGCCCAGCCGACCCAGTTGGCGAGGTGGTAGTCGCCGAAGCTGACCGCGTCGGCGTCGCCGAGCACCCGCTGGCGCACCTCGGCGCTGGTCCAGACGCCGATGCCGCGCACCGTGCGCAGCCGCCGGTCGGCCTCCTCGGGCGACACCTCGGTGATCCGCTCGAGCGACGACGCGAGCCGGCAGGCGGTGACGACCGTGCGGGACTGGGCGGGCTGGACGCCCAGGCGCAGCCACTCCCACGACGGGATCGTGGCGATCGTCGCCGGGGTGGGCTGGAGCATCAGCCGCAGCGGTGCGACCGGGCCGGGCGCGGTCTCGCCGTGGCGGCGCACGAGCTCGCGGAAGGACCCGAACGCCTGCTTGCCGGTGACCTTCTGCTCGAGGATCGACGGCACCAGCGACTCCATCACCAGCCCGGTGGCACCGATCCGCCAGTGCGGGTGTCGGCGCCAGCCCTCGGCGACCTCGGGGTGGTGGTGCGGCTCGAACCCGGCGGGGTCGTCGTCGGCGCCCAGCAGCCGCGGGAGGTGCTCCAGCGCCCACTCGGCGCCCGGGCCCCAGGCCCGCCCGAGCACGTCGCCGGCGGACGGACGCGCCTGGACGCAGAGCGTCGCGGGGCCGACCGGCGTACGCATGGCGCGCCAGGTGCGGCCGGCGTCGTCCTCCCGGTGGGTCGGGTCTCCGGCGCCGCGCCGCTGCGGGCGCAGCACCTGCGCGGGCGCACACGGCCACCCGGGCACCCAGGTGCGGGTGCGCTCGGCGTGGGGGGCGGCCATGCCCACGACGGTAGTCGAGCCGTCCGACGCACGGGACGGATAGGTTGCGGCCATGGGCGACGACACCAACCAGCGTGACCTCGAGGCCGGCATCCAGCGCGACTTCTCGCGGTCCATGTCCTACGGCGACTACCTCCGCCTCGACGTCCTGCTCTCCGCGCAGCAGCCGCTGTCCGACCCGCCGCAGCACGACGAGCTGCTCTTCATCGTCCAGCACCAGACCAGCGAGCTGTGGCTCAAGCTGATGGTGCACGAGCTGCGCTCTGCCCGCGCGCTGCTGCGCACCGACGACCTCTCCCCCGCCCTCAAGCGCCTGGCCCGGGTCAAGCACATCCAGCACACCCTCACCGACCAGTGGTCGGTGCTGGCCACCCTGACGCCGAGCGAGTACGCCGAGATCCGCCCGTTCCTCGCGACCAGCTCGGGCTTCCAGTCGGCCCAGTACCGCGAGGTCGAGTTCCTCCTCGGCAACAAGAGCGCCGACATGGTGAAGGTCCACGCCCACGACGGGACCGCCCGCGCGACGCTCGAGGAGCTGCTGCACGAGCCGTCGCTCTACGACGAGTTCCTCGCCCACCTCGCCCGCCAGGGGCACGCCGTCCCGCAGCGGCTGCTCGCGCGCGACTGGTCGAAGCCGCACACGACCGACCCGGAGCTGGTCGAGGTGTTCGCGCGGGTCTACGCCGCGCCCGCCGAGCACTGGGGCGTCTACGAGACCTGCGAGGAGCTCGTCGACGTCGAGGACTCCTTCCAGCAGTGGCGCTTCCGGCACCTGCAGGTCGTGCAGCGCACGATCGGCCACAAGGTCGGCACCGGCGGCTCGTCGGGCGTCGACTTCCTGCGCCGCGCCCTCGACCTGACGTTCTTCCCCGAGCTCTACGAGGTCCGCACCCGCATCGGGCAGTGACCGACGTCACTCCTGTCCGCGGGTCGGCCTAGGCTGCTGGAGGCCGCCCGTCCCGGGCGGCGGCCCCGACCCGAGTGAGGACCACACCCGTGCCCGTCCGCAGCCTGCGACAGGAGGAGGCCGTCGAGCGTGCGGCCCTCCTGTCGGTCTCGTCCTACGACATCGCCGTCGACCTCACCGCCCTGCCCGACGGGCCGGCGTTCCGCGCGGTCAGCACCGTGCGCTTCACGGCCACCGCGGGCGCCGCGACGTTCGTCGACTGCTGCGCCGAGGTCGAGTCGGCCACCCTCAACGGCGAGCCGCTCCCGCCGGCCGAGGAGGGTCGGATCGTGCTGGACGGCCTCGCCGACGACAACGTCCTCGTCGTGGCGAGCGTCCAGGCCGACACCACCCACGGGCGCGGCGTGCACCGCGCGGTCGACCCGGCCGACGACAACGTCTACCTCTGGACCACCTTCGAGCCGGACGAGGCGCGCTACGCCTGGGCCTGCTTCGACCAGCCCGACCTCAAGGCGCCGCACGCGTTCACGGTCACCGCGCCGTCGGGCTGGACCGTGGTCAGCAACTCGGGCGACCCGCTCGTCGAGGACGTCGACGGCGCCCGCCGCTGGACGTTCGCGCCCACCCCGGCGCTGTCGACGTACAACCCCGTCGTGGTGGCGGGGCCGTTCGTCGAGGTCCGGCGCGAGGTCGACGGCTTCGACCTCGGCCTCTACGCCCGCCAGACCCTCGCGGACGCGCTGCGGCGCGACGCCGACCAGCTCTTCACCCTCACCGCCCAGGGCCTGGAGTTCTTCGGCGAGCGGTTCGGGATGCCGTTCCCGCAGCGCAGCTACGACCAGGTGTTCCTGCCGGAGTTCGGCGGGGCGATGGAGAACTACGGCTGCGTCACCTGGAGCGACGACATCATCCGGCGCCACGAGCCGACCACGGCGGAGTGGCAGGTCTTCACCAACGTGCTGCTGCACGAGATGGCGCACATGTGGTTCGGCAACATCGTGACGATGCGCTGGTGGGACGACCTCTGGCTCAACGAGGCCTTCGCCGAGTTCGCCTGCATGTGGGCGGCCGAGCGCGCCACGGCCTACGGCGACACGGCCGCCAACAACCTGGTCGGCGACAAGCTCCACGCCTACCTCGCCGACCAGGGGCCTGCGTCGCACCCGATCCGCCAGAGCGTGCCGAGCGTGGCCGACGCCGAGTCGATCTTCGACTCGATCACCTACCCCAAGGGCGCCGCGGTCCTCAAGCAGCTCATGCACTTCGTCGGCGAGGACACCTTCGGCGTCGGCATGTCGGCCTACTTCGCCGAGCACGCGTGGGGCAACACCACGCTCGACGACCTCGTCCGCGCCCTCGAGCAGGCCAGCGGCCGCGACCTCCAGCCGTGGCGCCGGGCTTGGCTGGAGACCGCCGGGGTCGACCGGCTCGGCATCGAGCGCACCGGCGACGACCTGGTGCTCACCGCCGCCGGCGCCCACGGAACCCCGCACCCGCAGGTCGTCGGCGTCGCCGCGTACCGCTGGGCCGGCGATGTCCTCGAGGAGGTCGGCGCGGTCCGCGTCGAGGTCGACGGCGAGCGCACCCCGGTCGAGGGGCTCCCCGATGCCGACCTCTACCTCGTCAACCACGACGACGCCACCTTCGCCACCACCCGTCCCGACCCCTCCGGGCGCGAGGTGCTCCTCGGCCGTCCGTCCGCGCTGCCCACGACGCTGGCGCGAGCGGTCGCGATGGCCACCGTGTGGGACATGCTCTCGGAGGGCGACGCGACCGCCGCCGAGGCGGTCGGTGCGCTCACCGACGTGGTGCGGGTCGAGACCGTCGAGACGGTCGCCGAGCCCTGCCTCCAGCTGGCGCTGACCGCCGCCCAGCAGTGGGCACCCGACGCCGAGCGTGCGGGGCTCGAGGCGCGCGTCGCGGATGCGGCGCGCGGCCTGCTGGGGTCGGGGATCGCCCGGCAGACGGCCCTGCGCACACTGGCACGGACGGCCACGGGCGACGACGACCTCGCCGCGGTGCTCGCCGCTGCCGACGGTGACGTCGACCTCGAGTGGTACGTCCTGCAGCGCCGGGCCGAGCTCGGCGAGGTCGACGCAGCCGCCGTCGCGGCTCTGGAGGAGCGCGACCCCGATCCCGACTCGTGGGTCCGTGCGCTCTGCGTCCGCGCGAGCTCGCCGTCGCCGGAGGCGAAGGACGAGGCGTGGACCGCCCTGGTGGAGCGGCGGGTGCCGATCCAGGCTGCGCGCACCGTCGGGCCGGCCCTGTGGCGGCCCGGGCAGGACGACGTGCTGGCTCCCTACGCGGAGCGCTTCCTAGCCGCGCTCCCCACCCTCCACGAGGGCGGCATGATCCCCGGTCTGGCGCTCACGTCCAGCCTCTTCCCGGTCCACGCGATCGACGAGGCGTGGATCCGCCGCGCCCGCGAGGTCGCGGCCGCCCAGGCGGCACCGGTCGTCGTCGGCGCGCTGACCGAGCGGTCGGAGGAGGTGCTGCGGATGGTGCGGGCGCGGGGTCTGTGACCGTCCCTGTCGATCCGCGCCGCCGCCGCCGCCCGTCACCTGAGTGACGACCCTGACGAGAGGACGAGCGATGACCGACTACGTGCGTCGCGGCCGCGTGCGTGCTCACGCGGTCGCACCCCGTGGTCGAGATCAGGCCCGTCGAGGACTGAGCGGCGTCACGGCGCGGGGACCATGTCGCGGATCAGGAAGCTGACCTGCTTGACAGTCTGCGTGACGTGCGGTCCACCGACGCGGTGGCCGTCGAAGCGGCCCCACGCCTTCGCGGTCGGGAAGTACTCCCCATACTCGAGCCTGGTGCGACCGGCCGAGTAGGTGCGGTGCTTCTCCGGGGTACCGGTCCCGACCAGGGTGACGTCGATCGCGACGGTGCCGACCGCCGCGCCCGTCGCGTCGACCTCCCGGAAGTCCCCGGAGAGGCGCAGCCGGTTGGTCGCGTGGTCGAAGACGGCGATGTCCCACGGGTCGAGCTGCTCGACGTAGGTCCCGCCGACGATCATGCACGGCGTGGGCGGGACCGGCGAGAGGAGCGGGTCGGGCGGCCTGGCGCCGTCGGGGCAGCTCCAGTCGACGAGGCTCCCGGTGAGGACGTCGTCGTCCTCCTCGATGGTGAGGTCGCCGAGGTGCCAGTTGCCGGGGGCGCCCGCGTAGGACCCCTCGTGGACCCACCAGACCCGCCCGAAGTCGGCCTCCACCCCGCCCGTCCAGGCGCGGGGCGGGTCGGCGTCGGCGGCAGCGCCGCCGGTCATCACGGCGGCGCCCGCCAGGCCGACTGCCACGAGGAGCTGTCCGAGTCGCCGCGCCGCTGAGGTCATCCCTCGACGCTAGGGACGACCCCTTCCCCCGCGAATCACCGATCGAGGGGAACTCGGTGCCCGGAGCGTGCTCCTCAGGGGCGCGGACCGCTCAGAGGAGCCGGCCGCAGTTCGGCCACGGCGAGCGGCCGCGCTGCTGGTAGAGCAGCTTCGCGCGGTAGGTCTGCTCGGCCGCCGACGCGCTGGTCGGGAGGCCGGAGCCGCCCACGCTGCGCCAGGTGCCGGTGTCGAACTGGTAGAGCCCGTAGTAGCCGGCCGGGTTGACCGCGTTCGGGTTCCCGCCCGACTCGCAGCTCGCGAGGGCACCCCAGTTGAGGCCGTCGGCGCCGGGGACGGACCACGCCTCGCGGCCCACGAGCACGCGCCGCGGCCGCGACTCCTTCACGACCTTCTTCTGCACCACGCGGTAGTTCACCGGCTCGCCGTCGTGCAGCGTCTTGATCGCGACGACCTTGCGCTGGCCGGCGCGGCCGGTGCTGACGACCTTGCGCGTGCCGGGCTCCAGCTTGGTGGTGAAGACCTCGACGGTGCCCTTGCGGATCTTCTGGGTCTTGACCTTGCGCTGCTCGACCACGTCGGTCAGCCGCACGACGTCGCCCTGGCGCACCTTCTTGCGCTGGCCGTGGACCTTGTCGCCGCCGCGGAGCACCGCGACGACGTCGTTGCCGTCGACGCTGACCCCGTGGGCCTCGAGGACCTGGCCGGGCCAGGCCTGGGGCGTGGTGGCGACCTCGACCGGCGCCTGGCCGGCGAGCTTCAGGCTGACCTCGACGGGCTCGGCGTCGGCCTGCTGGGCGGACGCGCTGCCGGGCACGAGGCTGAGCGCGACGGCGGCCGCGGCGAGGCCGGCGGCGGCACCGCGCGCCCGGCTCGAGGGGGTGCGGGTGGACGGGGTGGGTGTGGTGGTGGCACGCACGTGCTTCTGACCTCACGGGGGTTGGGGGTACGCCTCCGGGGCGCTCGGACGCGGCGCCTCGCGGGCACCGGCCGCGCTGCGCTGCTCGCCTCACGAGGGGAGGCGCGTCGGTCACGACGGGAGCACTGCTGCGGTCCCACCACCAGAACACGGCCGCCGCCGGCATGTCGAATCGGGGTCGGGCCCGGCCGGGGCGTCCCCACCCACCCCTGTGAGGGAGGTCACGGCTCGGAGGCGCCGACTAGGCTCGGTCCGTGGAGGACGTACGCGTGCTCGCCCACTTCGCGGGCGACCCGACCCGGGCCTACCAGCTGGTCCAGTGGCTGGAGGTCCTCGAGGTGCTGGACGCCGCCCACCCGGTGGGGCTCGTGCTGCGCGACCCCGACTCGGCCGCGCTGGTCCGCGAGCGGACGCGGCTGCCGGTCCTCCTCGCCGAGTCGTTCGCCGAGCTCACCGACCTCTACGCCGCGCTCGGCGCCAAGGTCGTGCTCTACGTCAACAACTCCCCGACCAACTTCGAGTCCCTCGTCGACGCCCGGATGCTGCACGTCCACGTCAACCACGGCGAGAGCGACAAGCAGTCGATGGCGAGCAACAACGCCAAGGCCTACGACCGGGTGTTCGTGGCGGGCGAGGCCGCGGTCCAGCGCTACGTCACGGGCCTGCTCGACTTCGACGCGACCCGCCTGGTCCGGATCGGGCGGCCCCAGCTCGACCTGCCCCGCGCTCCCCTGCTGGCGCCCAGCCCGCGGCGCACGGTCCTCTACGCCCCGACGTGGGAGGGCGACGCGAGCTACAACGACTACACGTCGGTCGTCACGCTGGGCGAGGAGATCGTCCGGCAGGTGCTGCGGGTGCCGGACGTGCGCCTCGTCTACAAGCCGCACCCCAAGGTCACGACCAGCCTCGTGCCCGAGGTCGCGGAGGCCCACGGCGCGATCCTGCGCACCGTCGCGGAGGCCGCGCGCCGCGACCCCGACGCCGGGCACACCGAGGTACTGGCCGGCGACATCCTCGCGATGATGGCGCAGTGCGACGCGATGGTCACCGACGTGTCGTCGGTCGGGCTCGACTGGCTCTACCTGCGGACCGAGCGGCCGATCGTGATGACCGACCCGCACGACGACCTCGCGTCGCTGCACGAGCAGGCTCCGCTGAGCCGCTGCGCGGACGTCGTCGACGCCCGCTCGGTCGGCACGCTCGCCGACCTGCTGGCCGACCGCCTCGACCACGACGAGCACCACCTCGCCCGGCTGGCGATGCGCCACCACTACTTCGACGGCCTCCAGGTCGGCGAGAGCACCGGCCGGTTCCTCACCGCGGTGTCCGAGCTGGTGGCGCTCCGCGACCGGCTGCTCGACGACGGCGGCGGCGCGATCACCGCCTGAGCGAGCCGGCCCTGGTCGGCCGCGCTTGGTCAGCCGGCGTCGGTGAGCGACGCGACCGGCAGCCAGTCGGCCCCCAGCAGCTCGGCGAGGTCCGTGAGCCCGGTGGTGTCGCTGCCGACCGTGTCGGACGCCGCGGCGATCCGCTCGACCATCACCTTGCCGACCTGCTCCTCGACGGTGCCCTCCGCGTAGGCGACGTGCCACGGCGAGACCTGGTGGTCGCGGTGCGTGCGGCCGGTGACCTGCCGCCCGGCGATGCCGGAGAACCGGGCCTGGTGGAACACACCGACCCGTGGCTCGCTGCTCGCCGTACGCCCCTCGGCGAGGGTCTCGCCGGCGTGCAGGCTGATGGAGGCCACCGTGGTGAAGACGCAGACCTTCGCCTCGCCGGTCTGGAATTTGAGCCGCTCCGCCTCGGGGTCGAACCGGTCGCGGCCGTAGATCGTGGCGACCGAGATGCCGGAGTCGCGCAGCCGGTCGGCGATCGGGTCGGCGGCGGTCGCGACGAACTCGACCGAGCACGCCACCTGCCGGTCGCTCTCGACCTGCTGGGCGATCCAGGCCACCGTCGAGTCGACGCGCAGCAGGCCCGCCTTCTGGCGGAAGCGCAGCAGCGCGGCCCGACCCTTCGCCACGTTCCGGCCGCGCCGGGCGAGGTCCATCTCGCGGCAGAACTCGCCCCACTCGGCCTCGTACGCCTCCCGCTCGGCAGGCGTCAGGGTGACCGGCATCCCGGAGATCGGCACCGGCCCCCACGGGGCGGCGCGGTGCAGCATCGCCGGCGGCCGCTCCTCGTCGAGCCAGCCGCGGACCAGCTTGAGGTCCGCGGCGCGCCGGGCGGGGTCGGCGGTCCAGCTCGCCCCGTAGCGTCCCGGCTCGACGCCGACACCGTGGCGCTCGAGCGCCTCGGCGAACGCCTCGGCCGGCTTCGTCGCCGAGGTCCACTGCCGCATCGGCTCGCCGAGCACCTGGGCGTAGGCCGGCGCGAGGTAGGGCAGCTCGAGCGGCGTGTGCCCGGGCGTCGCGGTCGTCGCGATGACGAAGGGGGCGGTGTCGTGCGGCTTCGCATGACCCGAGATCCGCGCCCAGCGCTTCCACCGCTTGGTCGTCGTCCGGCGCAGGGCGTGCGCCTCGTCCGCGATGATCACGTCCCAGTCGTGGTCCATGACCTTGTCCAGCCGGTCCCACGTGATCACCACCCACTCCAGCCCGCCGTCGCCGAGCGCGGCGATGGTGCGGCACCAGTGGCCGATCGTGATGGCCGCAGGCCGGTCGGCCACGACCAGCACGCGTCGCGCGTCACGCAGGTCGGCCACCGCCTGCGCCCCGAGCACCGCCGAGATCGTCTTGCCGACGCCGGGCTCGTCGGCGAGGAGGAACAGCCGACCCCCGGCCTCGGCGCACGCCGCGATCGCGTCGGCCGCCTCGAACTGCAGCCTGCGCGGCTCCAGGGCGTCGGTCGGCTCGGGGTCGGGCGCCCGGGCGCCTGGGTTGAGCGTGTTCTCGAGGAACCGTCCGAGGGTGTGGGGGCCCGGCGCGTAGGGCTCGAGGTGCGCGGGCAGCCGGTGTCCGACGTGGAGGTGCATCTTCACCGCCGGGTGCCACGACGCGCCCTCGACCTGGGTGCCGTACGGCACGTCCAGCACCCACAGCCGCTCTCCCGGCCCCGCGACCGGGAGGGGGCGTGGCTGGCGCGCGCCGCCGCGGCGCGAGGTGCTGGCGCGTCGACGCGAGCTGGATCGACGGGTGCTGGCCACCCCCGGACGCTACCGGCGCAACGGGCGCTGCTCGTGGCGGCTCGCCCACGGCCGGGCACGCCGGACGGTCGCCCTGACCGGCGCCACGCGGTCCGGGTTTTCCTCAGATGATGGGATGTGCCGGACGCGGGGGTGCTGGTTGCGTGGGCAGGCATGAAGCGTCTCGGTCGTCTCGTCCCCGTGGGAGCACTCGCGCTCGGGCTCCTGGTCGTCGGGGCACCGGCCGACGCCGGATGCCCGGAGCCCGGCCAGGGTGCGCCGGGCTGTCACTCCGGCCCGGTGCCCGCGGAGTGGGGCGAGCCGACCTGGGAGCACGTCACCTTCGTCGTCGTCGCACGCCAGAAGGGCTACCTGCCCGAGCGGCTCGGCAACCAGCACCTCACCGAGGTGAACACCTGGGACGAGGAGGGCGTCGTCGCCGGCACGGTGCGCGACTGGTTCTGCCCGGCGG
Above is a genomic segment from Nocardioides okcheonensis containing:
- a CDS encoding DEAD/DEAH box helicase; translated protein: MASTRRSSSRRRASTSRRGGARQPRPLPVAGPGERLWVLDVPYGTQVEGASWHPAVKMHLHVGHRLPAHLEPYAPGPHTLGRFLENTLNPGARAPDPEPTDALEPRRLQFEAADAIAACAEAGGRLFLLADEPGVGKTISAVLGAQAVADLRDARRVLVVADRPAAITIGHWCRTIAALGDGGLEWVVITWDRLDKVMDHDWDVIIADEAHALRRTTTKRWKRWARISGHAKPHDTAPFVIATTATPGHTPLELPYLAPAYAQVLGEPMRQWTSATKPAEAFAEALERHGVGVEPGRYGASWTADPARRAADLKLVRGWLDEERPPAMLHRAAPWGPVPISGMPVTLTPAEREAYEAEWGEFCREMDLARRGRNVAKGRAALLRFRQKAGLLRVDSTVAWIAQQVESDRQVACSVEFVATAADPIADRLRDSGISVATIYGRDRFDPEAERLKFQTGEAKVCVFTTVASISLHAGETLAEGRTASSEPRVGVFHQARFSGIAGRQVTGRTHRDHQVSPWHVAYAEGTVEEQVGKVMVERIAAASDTVGSDTTGLTDLAELLGADWLPVASLTDAG